The Amycolatopsis sp. QT-25 genomic sequence CCGAAGGCGACCAGATCGAGGATCGCCGTCCCGGTCCGCGGCCGGTTCAGCGTGTCCCCGACCAGACCGACCTCCTCGTCCTGGCCGGGCAGCGGCACGCCGTGCCCGTCGATCCTGATGCGCATCGGCTCGGTCTCACCGGCGGGGACGTGCGGGAGCCCGCCGAACACCCGGGCTCCCAGCTCCCCGAAATCGCTCAGGCTGAACGTGGTCCGCCGTCCCGGCCGCATCCGCCAGACGACCGCCTGATGCCCGTCGCCGTAGCAGTCGACCCGCACCGCACGGGGCGCGGAGGCGAAGACACCGGTGAGGACGCCTCGCACCGAACCCCGCAGCATCACGCCGTGCATCCGGACCGCGGCCGGATGGATCTCGCCGTTCTCCATCAACCCGGCCTCTTCGAGCATCGCCGCCTTGGCCGCGTACCGCTCGGCCTGGGTGACGAGATCCGCCGGCCCGTCGTAGGACGGGCACAGCCGGCGGATCTCGTCGTCGGTGACGTCCGGGTCGTAGCCCAGGTACACGCTCCGTCGCTCGGGCACCGCGCGCAGCACCGGCTCGGCGGCCCGCCTCATCAGTTCCCGCACCGTCGCGGGTTCAGCCGGTTCACGCATGGTTCTGCACCGCCTTCACGATCCACTGCTCGGCCGTCGACCGGCTGGCCGGGCCCCAGGTGAGCGTCCAGCGGCCGTCGCCGTCCATCGCCGCGCTGAACTGGTACCGGCCGAGGTCGTTGTCCACCAGGCCGAACGCGCCGTGGGGGTACTCGGCGAGGATGGCGTTCCGCACCGCGAGATCGACGAGGACCGTGCCGTGCCGCGGCCGCGAAGCACCCTCCCGGATCACCTCGACGGCCTCGCGGGCCCGCAACGGGATCAGCCCGCCCGCGTCCGTTTCGATGCGCACGGTCTCGCCGGTACCCGGCGGATGGTCGGGCAGCCCGTCGAACACCCAGCCCGGCAGCGCACTGAGGAAACCGGACCGCAGCCGCGCTCGCCTGCCCAGTTTGTTCAGCACCGTGGTGTAGTCCTCGTCGCCGAAGAACCGGACCTCCCACGGCTCCGCGCGGGACGGGAACACCCCGGTCACCACGCCGCGGATGAACCCGCCGCGCAGCGCTCGGTACAGCCCGACGGCCTCGGGCGTGACCTCACCGCCGGGGGCCAGCCCGATGGTCGCCATCCCGCTCACGAACCGGGTGTACTGCTCCACCTCCTCGGCCAGGGTGAGCCCTGGAGTCGGCTCCTCGTCGGCCAGCACCGGCGGCACGGCGAGCTGCGGGTCGTAGAACTCCATCACCGAGGGACGCTCCGGAACCTCGGCGGCCAGCGGGGCGATGACCTCGTCGATGACGTCGAAGACAGCGGTCGTTGAAGTGCTCACCCGACCATTGAACACCCTGGTACCGACAATTTTTAGAACTTTTGTTCGAACGGGCGAGGTCGGTCGGCGAGCGGTCGGCGAGCGGTGTCCGGTCGCCGGATCCGGTCGTGACCACGGCCATCGAGACGGTCTCCGAACTCGGCTTCACCCGCGCGTGGCGAATAGGACCTGCCGAGCACCGGGCTCCTCTCGTACGCGCTTCGCGGCTTCGGCGTCAACGCGCCCTGTCGGCCGTCCCGCGCTCCCGACGGGACGTCCTCGATGCAATGAAGGAGCCTTTCCTAGCAAAATTTGCTAGGAAAGGCCCCTTCATTGCACTGGGGACAAGCGCTACTTCGTCTTCGTGGCCGTCGAGCGCGTCGAAGGCTTCTTCGCCGCCGTCGCCTTCGCCGCGGTCGACTTGGTCGCGGTCGACTTGGTCGCGGTCGACTTGGTCGCGGCGGTCTTCTTGGCCGCGGTCGACTTGGTGGCCGCCGTCTTCGACGCCGCCGGCTTGCGCGCCGGAGCCTTGCGCTTGGGCGCGGGGCCCTTCGCGCGCTTCTCCGCCAGCAGTTCGGCACCGCGTTCGGCGGTCAGCTCCTCGATGCTGTCCGACTTCCGCAGCGTCGCGTTGTACTCGCCGTCGGTCACGTACGGACCGAAGCGGCCGTCCTTGACCACCATCGGCTTACCGGACACCGGGTCGTCGCCCAGTTCCTTGAGCGGCGGCTTCGCGGTCGCGGACCGGCCGCGCTGCTTCGGCTCCGAGTAGATCTTCAGTGCCTCTTCGAGGGTGATCTCGAAAAGCTGGTCCTCGGTCGTGAGCGAACGCGAGTCCGTGCCCTTCTTCAGGTACGGCCCGTAGCGTCCGTTCTGCGCGGTGATCTCGTCGCCGGATTCCGGGTCCTTGCCGACCACTCGCGGCAGCGAGAGCAGCTTGAGCGCGTCTTCGAGATTCATCGTCTCGATCGACATCGACTTGAACAGCGAGCCCGTCCGCGGCTTCGGCTGCTTCGCTTTCGCGGCCTTCTTCTGTGCGGCTGTGGCACCCTCGGGCAACGGCTCCGGCTCGGGCAGGAGCTCGGTGACGTACGGGCCGAAGCGGCCTTCCTTCGCCACGATCTCGTGTCCGCTGACCGGGTCCGTGCCGAGTACGCGGCCTTCCTGCGGGGTCGCGAACAGCTTCTCCGCGATCTCCTGGGTCAGCTCGTCCGGCGGCAGGTCCTCGGGCAGGTTCGCCCGCTGCGACGTCCCGTCGACCTCACGCTCGAGGTACGGGCCGTAGCGGCCGACGCGCACGACGACGGTGTGGCCGTCGGCGTCGCTGAACAGCGGGATCGAGTTGATCTCGCGGGCGTCGATGTCCTCGACACCGGAGCCGACCAGCTTCTTCAAGCCGCCCAGCCTGCCGACGGAACCGTCGACCCCCATGTCGCCGCCGAAGTAGAACTTCGACAGCCACTGCGTCCGGTGCTCGTCACCGGCGGCGATGCGGTCGAGTTCGTCCTCCATGCCGGCGGTGAAATCGTAGTCGACCAGCCGCTCGAAATGCCGCTCCATCAGGCCGATCACGGCGAACGCGACCCAGGAGGGAACTAGCGCGGAACCCTTCTTCCACACGTAACCGCGGTCCTGGATGGTCTTGATGATCGACGCGTACGTCGACGGGCGGCCGATGCCCAGCTCTTCGAGCTTGCTGACCAGGCTCGGCTCCGAGTAGCGCGCCGGCGGCGACGTGGTGTGCCCGTCCGGGCTCAGTTCGGTCGCGGTCAGCGCCTGGTCCTTGACCAGCCGCGGGAGACGGCTCTGCTTGTCGTCCGCCTCACCACCGCTCTCGGTGTCGACGGCCTCGACGTACGCCTTGAGGAACCCGGCGAAGGTGATCGTGCGGCCCGACGAGGCGAACGTGACCTCTTCGCCGCTGCCGGCGGTGCCGACGATGCGCACCGACATCGTGGTGCCCTTCGCGTCCGCCATCTGCGACGCGATCGTCCGCTGCCAGATCATCTCGTAAAGGCGGTACTCGTCGGTGTCCAGATCCTTCGCTACCTGGCCCGGCGTGCGGAAGACCTCGCCCGAGGGACGGATCGCCTCGTGGGCTTCCTGCGCGTTCTTCACCTTGCGGGTGTACTGGCGCGGCGACGGCGAGACGTACTCCTTGCCGTACAGCTGCGTGGCCTGGCTGCGCGCCGCCGAGATCGCCGACTCCGACAGCGTCGTGGAGTCGGTACGCATATAAGTGATGTAACCGTTCTCGTACAGCTTCTGCGCGATCCGCATGGTGCGCTCGGAGGTGAACCGCAGCTTGCGGCCCGCCTCCTGCTGCAGGGTCGAGGTCATGAAGGGCGCGTACGGCTTCCGCGTGTACGGCTTCTCCTCGACGCTCGCGACCTTGAAGTCACGGTTCTTCAGTGCCTCGGCCAGCCGGACCGCGTCGGCCTCGGCCAGCACGCGGATCTCGTTGTTCGAAGCCTTCAGCTGTCCGTCGGGGCCGAAGTCACGGCCGGTGGCCAGACGCGCGCCGTCGACGGCGATCATCCTGGCCGGGAAGGTGGGCGGGGAGGCGTCGGCTCCGGCATCCATCGTCGCCGAGATGTCCCAGTACGACGCCGAGGTGAAGCGCATGCGCTCACGTTCCCGTTCGACCACGATCCTGGTCGCCACGGACTGCACACGGCCCGCCGAAAGCTTCGGCATGACCTTCTTCCACAGCACGGGCGAGACCTCGTAGCCGTAGAGCCGGTCCAGGATGCGGCGGGTCTCCTGCGCGTCGACCAGGTCGCCGTCGAGTTCACGGGTGCTGTCGGCCGCGGCGCGGATCGCCTGCTCGGTGACCTCGTGGAAGACCATCCGACGGACCGGGACCTTCGGCTTGAGGGTCTCCAGCAGATGCCACGCGATGGCCTCGCCCTCACGGTCGGGGTCCGTGGCGAGGTAGAGCTCGTCGACGTCCTTCAGCAGGCTCTTCAGCTCCGTGACCTTGGACTTCTTGTCCGGCGTGACGACGTAGAGCGCCTTGAAGTCGTTGTCGACGTCGACACCGAGCCGCGCCCACGACTCGCCCTTGTACTGGGCGGGGACGTCGGCCGCGCCGCGGGGAAGGTCGCGGATGTGTCCGACGGAGGACTCCACGACGTAGTTACCGCCGAGGTACGGGGCGATCTTGCGGGCCTTGGTCGGCGACTCGACGATCACCAGCCGACGACGGCCCGCGCCGTCGTCCGACGCCGCGGTCTTCTTCGTCCGTGCTCCTGCCACGCTGTCCTGCTCTCCGCTCATCTTCGGCGCCTTCGCGCCGCCTCTCGACCCGTCAGTGTGCACGCTCGCACCGCCCGGACCACGGCTAGGTGGTGCAACACGCCGCCGATCGTGTGTCCAGCGCATCGCCGCTGACCTCGTCGATGTTTCCTTTCAACACCTAGCACGTGATGTCGGACACGTCGGCCCGGGGGGCCGCGTGACGGACTGAACACCCTCCGTTCGACGGTGGTGGCACACTCCTGCCAACGCTTCACTTGATGTCCACGCCGACCCGAAAGGACTCCACGTGACCCGACGACTCCTCGGCACACTGTTCGCCATGCTGACCGCGTCCGCACTGGTCGGGACCGCGCACGCGGAAGCCGCCACGACCACTTTCGCCGGGACCGTGGCGTTGTCGAATTGCTCCGGGTCGGTGGTCAAGCCACCCGAGGCGAGCCTGGACGACCCCGCCCTCGTCCTTTCCAACGGGCATTGCCTGCAAGAAGGTTTCCCGGACCCGGGAGAAGTAATCGTCGACCGGCCATCGTCACGAACTTTCAGCCTGCTGTCCAAGGACGGCCGTTCGTCACTGGCCACCCTCAAAGCGAAGAAGCTGCTCTACGCGACGATGACCGACACCGACGTCTCGCTCTACCAGCTCGACACCAGCTACGCCAAGATCAAGGCGGCCTACGGTATCGCCCCGCTGACCCTCTCGGCCACCCGTCCGACGGCGGGCGTCGCGATGGACGTGGTGTCGGGATATTGGAAGAAGATCTACTCCTGCAACATCGACGGCTTCGTCCACGAACTCCACGAGGCGGACTGGGTCTGGAAAGACGCGATCAGGTACACCCCGGCGTGCAAGACGATCGGCGGAACCTCGGGTTCGCCGATCATCGAAACTTCGACCGGGAAGGTCGTCGGCGTCAACAACACCGGCAACGAAAGCGGTCAGCGGTGCACGATGAACAACCCGTGCGAGGTCGACGCCGCCGGGAAGGTGACGGTGCGCAAGGGCATCAACTACGGGGAGCAGACCTATCAACTGACCTCCTGCCTTTCACACAGTGAATTGAACCTGTCGAACCCGGACTGCCGGGCTCCGAAACCCTGACCCAGCTCGACCTCTCCAGTGCCAGGAAAGGTCCTTTCCTGGCGAAATTTGCCAGGAAAGGACCTTTCCTGGCGTTTACAGGAGAGTCATCCGGCGCGCACCACGGGCACCAAGCTCGGCCAAGCGGGCTCCGCCCCGGCGGGCGCGTCCCCGATCAACTCCAGCACGTGCGCCAGCCGCCGCCTACCGGTGACGCGCAACAACGCCTCCTCACCACGCTGCGCCTTCACCGGCACGCCCAGCTGGGCCAGCGCCGCGATCAGCCGCTCATGCGTCTCCGGCGCCTCCGGGTCGAGCGCGAGCAGGTAGCCGTTGCCCTGAGGGCTCCCCGCCGCCAGCGCCCACATCCTCAACATCGCACCGTCGAGCCGGAACCCGTCCGGCAGGACTTTCTCTTCACCGTGGCTCCAGCCGCGCTCCAGCGGCAGCAGGTCGACCCGGAACGGCGTTCTCACCAGCGGCCGTCCGCATTCGGCGGCCGAGACCTGCGCCTCGGCACCGCGCCGACGACATTCCCTGGCGAGGGCACCGGCCCGCCAGGGCTCGTCGACCACGGCGGACAGCCGCGCGGCCGTCCGCCCGAAACCCGTCATCCGCCCGGGCCCGCACAGCACCCCGGCGAGGTCGGCGAGCCCAGGCCCGCTCGCCTCCGCCGAGAAGAGCGAGATCATCCCGTCCACCCGCACAGAATAGAACACAGGTTCGAGTAATGGCCAGTGACAGGATGGTGACTCAGCGAGGTTGCTTGACCAATTCCTGGCAGACCGGGATCCGGCTGCTCGCCGCGGCGAGCTGAGGTACGTCTCGTAGACCCCTCAGAAGGTCGAGGCGGTCTAGTTCGTCGAGTGACGTCCTCGCGTCGCGAAGCGCCGTTTTCGTCGCTTCGGGGTCGGTTGAGGAATCGAGGCGGTGACGGACGTCGTCGGCGCGAGCGCGGATGCCTTCGAGCTGGACCACGGCGTCCGCTCGCGAGGTGTCGCCACCGGCGACCGGTGCCGGACCGAGATCGTCGAGCGCGGCGGTGGTGCGGTCCAGCCCTCGGACCACCGCCGCCATCAGCTCGCCGGAAGTACGGGAAGCCTGCCGCGGCGAGCTCGGATCGACGCTGGGCAACGACGCCAGCGTCCGGACGAGTCCACCGGCCGCGCCGCAGTATCCCTCCGCCCAAGCGGAGACGGGGTCGGCCTCCGACGCGCTGACCGTCGCCAGACCTTCTTGTCCGGCATGGGAAGTCACCGCGGGCTGCTGCCCGCACCCGGCGAGGCCGAGCCCGACACCTGTTGCCAGCGCGGCAAGGACGGTGAACCGCGCCCGCACGAAAACACCTCCCGACCCGACGACTTCCCGATTGGCCCCGACGGTACCGATACCGATGGGCAATGCAAATCACTGTGGCATAAAGAAAGGTCAGGAAGGCAGCTTCTGGCAGTTCGGCGCCTGCGCGGCCAGCGCTTTCAACGACGCGTTCGTTTCCAGCTGCTGGAACGGATCGGGCATGTCGTTGATGTCGGAGCCGATCTGCCGGAAAGCGGCCCCGGCGGCGGCCACGGCCCTCTTGTCGTCCTTCGGCGCGGCATCCAGCGCGGCCTTCGCGGCGAGAACCTCGTCCCGGACCGGCGTCAGCGCGTCGACGATGCTCTTGCGCGCCGCGTCCGCTTCCGCACTGGGTGCCTGGCCGAGCTTCCGCAGTCCGGTGACCGCGTTGTCGAAACCGGGCGCGAACACGCCGAAGGCCTCGTCCATCACCCTCCGCGCGCTCGCGACGTCGTTCTGCTCGAAGTCGGGCATCGTGAAGTCGCCGATCTTGGCGAAGTCGATCAGCGAACCGCAGAAACCGTCCATCCACGACCCTCCGGCTGCGGGAGCGGGAGAAGAAGGAGAAGGGGCGGCCCGCTGCTCGGCGCCACCGCAGCCCGCCAGCAGAAGAACGGCGGCGAACAGGACGATCGGACGCCTCATGGCAGGGCTCCCCCGAATCGGGCCGGTGTGACGCGCAGAGACTAGCCTGCGCCGGGAAAACGCCGGGCCCGCCACGGAAATCGCGGCGGGCCCGGCGGGGTGGGACTTTCGGCGTTACGCCTTCGCTTGCGCGGGGTTGTCGGAAAGGACAGACTCGCGCCGCTTCGAGACGACGATCGCGGCGACGATGATCGCGACGGCGACCAGCGAGATCCCGATCCGGACGGCGACGTTCGCGTCCGCGCCGATCGAGAACTGCACGACCGCCGGGGCGATCAGCACCGACACCAGGTTCATCACCTTGATCAGCGGGTTGATCGCCGGACCGGCGGTGTCCTTGAACGGGTCACCCACGGTGTCACCGATGATGGTGGCCTCGTGCGCGTCCGAACCCTTGCCGCCGTGGCTTCCGTCCTCCACGAGCTTCTTCGCGTTGTCCCAGGCGCCACCGGAGTTGGCGAGGAAGATCGCCATCAGGGTGCCGGAAGCGATCGCGCCTGCCAGGTAACCGGCGAGCGCGCCGGTGCCGAGGCCGAAGCCGACCGCGATCGGGGCGAAGACCGCGAGCAGACCGGGTGTGGTCAACTCACGCAGCGAATCGCGCGTGACGATGTCGACGACACGGCCGTACTCGGGACGGGTGGTGCCTTCCATGATGCCCGGGATGTCGCGGAACTGGCGGCGCACTTCGTAGACGACCGCGCCGGCGGCACGGGACACCGCGTTGACCGCGAGACCGGAGAACAGGAACACGACCGCCGCACCGACGATCACGCCGACCAGGGTGTTCGGGCTGACCACCGAGTTCACGAAGAAGTCCACCGCGCTCGTGCTCGCCTCGGCCGCTTCCGGGATCGACTTCAGTGCCTTGCTGATCGCGTCCTGATAGGACCCGAACAGCGCCGTCGCCGCGAGAACCGCGGTGGCGATGGCGATGCCCTTGGTGATGGCCTTGGTGGTGTTGCCGACCGCGTCGAGCTCGGTCAGGATCTGCGCGGCGTCCTCGTCGACGTCACCCGACATCTCGGCGATGCCCTGCGCGTTGTCCGAAATCGGGCCGAAGGTGTCCATCGCGACGATGACGCCGACGGTGGTGAGCAGTCCGGTACCGGCCAGCGCCACGGCGAACAGCGCGACGCCGCCGCCGAGCAGATACGCGCCGAAGACGGCCGCGCTGATCACCAGCGCGGTGTACACG encodes the following:
- a CDS encoding serine protease produces the protein MTRRLLGTLFAMLTASALVGTAHAEAATTTFAGTVALSNCSGSVVKPPEASLDDPALVLSNGHCLQEGFPDPGEVIVDRPSSRTFSLLSKDGRSSLATLKAKKLLYATMTDTDVSLYQLDTSYAKIKAAYGIAPLTLSATRPTAGVAMDVVSGYWKKIYSCNIDGFVHELHEADWVWKDAIRYTPACKTIGGTSGSPIIETSTGKVVGVNNTGNESGQRCTMNNPCEVDAAGKVTVRKGINYGEQTYQLTSCLSHSELNLSNPDCRAPKP
- a CDS encoding ESX secretion-associated protein EspG, translating into MREPAEPATVRELMRRAAEPVLRAVPERRSVYLGYDPDVTDDEIRRLCPSYDGPADLVTQAERYAAKAAMLEEAGLMENGEIHPAAVRMHGVMLRGSVRGVLTGVFASAPRAVRVDCYGDGHQAVVWRMRPGRRTTFSLSDFGELGARVFGGLPHVPAGETEPMRIRIDGHGVPLPGQDEEVGLVGDTLNRPRTGTAILDLVAFGGLNAEYPDYGFVLVDNDLGRFVLYAAPSEGWLMFGGMDRRALAGWLHEAVDLSRT
- a CDS encoding ESX secretion-associated protein EspG, whose protein sequence is MFNGRVSTSTTAVFDVIDEVIAPLAAEVPERPSVMEFYDPQLAVPPVLADEEPTPGLTLAEEVEQYTRFVSGMATIGLAPGGEVTPEAVGLYRALRGGFIRGVVTGVFPSRAEPWEVRFFGDEDYTTVLNKLGRRARLRSGFLSALPGWVFDGLPDHPPGTGETVRIETDAGGLIPLRAREAVEVIREGASRPRHGTVLVDLAVRNAILAEYPHGAFGLVDNDLGRYQFSAAMDGDGRWTLTWGPASRSTAEQWIVKAVQNHA
- the topA gene encoding type I DNA topoisomerase — protein: MSGEQDSVAGARTKKTAASDDGAGRRRLVIVESPTKARKIAPYLGGNYVVESSVGHIRDLPRGAADVPAQYKGESWARLGVDVDNDFKALYVVTPDKKSKVTELKSLLKDVDELYLATDPDREGEAIAWHLLETLKPKVPVRRMVFHEVTEQAIRAAADSTRELDGDLVDAQETRRILDRLYGYEVSPVLWKKVMPKLSAGRVQSVATRIVVERERERMRFTSASYWDISATMDAGADASPPTFPARMIAVDGARLATGRDFGPDGQLKASNNEIRVLAEADAVRLAEALKNRDFKVASVEEKPYTRKPYAPFMTSTLQQEAGRKLRFTSERTMRIAQKLYENGYITYMRTDSTTLSESAISAARSQATQLYGKEYVSPSPRQYTRKVKNAQEAHEAIRPSGEVFRTPGQVAKDLDTDEYRLYEMIWQRTIASQMADAKGTTMSVRIVGTAGSGEEVTFASSGRTITFAGFLKAYVEAVDTESGGEADDKQSRLPRLVKDQALTATELSPDGHTTSPPARYSEPSLVSKLEELGIGRPSTYASIIKTIQDRGYVWKKGSALVPSWVAFAVIGLMERHFERLVDYDFTAGMEDELDRIAAGDEHRTQWLSKFYFGGDMGVDGSVGRLGGLKKLVGSGVEDIDAREINSIPLFSDADGHTVVVRVGRYGPYLEREVDGTSQRANLPEDLPPDELTQEIAEKLFATPQEGRVLGTDPVSGHEIVAKEGRFGPYVTELLPEPEPLPEGATAAQKKAAKAKQPKPRTGSLFKSMSIETMNLEDALKLLSLPRVVGKDPESGDEITAQNGRYGPYLKKGTDSRSLTTEDQLFEITLEEALKIYSEPKQRGRSATAKPPLKELGDDPVSGKPMVVKDGRFGPYVTDGEYNATLRKSDSIEELTAERGAELLAEKRAKGPAPKRKAPARKPAASKTAATKSTAAKKTAATKSTATKSTATKSTAAKATAAKKPSTRSTATKTK